The Chitinispirillum alkaliphilum genome has a segment encoding these proteins:
- a CDS encoding RecB family-like nuclease → MDLHPKPFVWQMIREAVEAHGNKLSNVEVKDWILKHYPNTNVNTILNQIIICTVNHESRIHYKENQRPRRCQETIDFLYRPAAGKLELYDPRIHGIWEIFQDEHGILSVKEVKEHCKETKKQDVVSSSYIDKEHLRLYLAKNLDLVEEGLELYVDLFGNDGVQYNTEFGPIDLLAVDKSGAFVIIEIKHDAYPDASSGQILKFKNWVKRHLAMGKPVRSYLIGPQIPENVRYSLADCQDVFLKEYELSIKLKDVPQISDLEEFEERSGSPLAYKTSMP, encoded by the coding sequence ATGGACTTACACCCAAAACCATTCGTATGGCAGATGATCAGAGAAGCTGTCGAAGCACATGGAAACAAATTGTCAAATGTGGAGGTAAAGGATTGGATTCTTAAACACTATCCCAATACCAACGTAAACACCATCCTCAATCAGATAATTATCTGCACTGTTAACCATGAGTCAAGAATTCACTACAAAGAAAACCAGCGTCCGCGAAGGTGTCAGGAGACGATTGATTTCCTCTACAGACCCGCTGCGGGAAAGCTTGAGCTTTACGATCCCAGGATTCACGGCATATGGGAAATATTCCAGGACGAGCACGGTATCCTTTCCGTAAAGGAGGTAAAGGAACACTGCAAGGAAACCAAAAAGCAGGATGTGGTTTCAAGCAGCTATATAGACAAGGAGCACTTAAGGCTCTATCTTGCAAAAAACCTCGACCTTGTGGAGGAGGGACTTGAGCTCTATGTTGATCTGTTCGGAAATGACGGGGTGCAGTATAATACAGAGTTTGGTCCAATCGATCTTCTGGCAGTGGACAAAAGCGGGGCGTTTGTCATAATAGAGATAAAACATGATGCTTACCCCGATGCTTCCAGCGGGCAGATCCTTAAATTCAAAAACTGGGTTAAACGCCACCTGGCAATGGGAAAACCGGTTCGCTCCTATCTCATAGGGCCACAGATCCCGGAGAATGTCCGGTACTCCCTTGCAGACTGTCAGGATGTGTTTTTAAAAGAGTATGAGCTGAGTATAAAACTGAAGGATGTTCCCCAGATAAGTGATCTGGAGGAATTTGAAGAGCGTTCCGGTTCACCCCTTGCCTATAAAACGTCTATGCCGTAA
- a CDS encoding Pirin-like protein translates to MGCERVYSAREIAEGEGARVKRLFPGKEIRDFDPFVLLDEFFVDAGTGFPDHPHRGFEALTYMLEGSFRHKDNMGNDTEVATGGVQKFSAGRGLVHSEMPGEKASVAHGIQLWVNLPRRLKNSAPSYMQVQSERLQVREIDGGYERVIAGDGSEVRFNTEIKYFDVKLKASSEYRSPSVSALNGIIYVYEGSVMIGSRECVRGEGFLFDQVSHVTLRSLSDTKFILVAGMPHGEPIIHKGSYVD, encoded by the coding sequence ATGGGTTGTGAAAGGGTTTATTCCGCACGGGAAATAGCTGAAGGTGAAGGGGCCAGAGTTAAACGCCTTTTCCCGGGAAAAGAAATAAGGGATTTCGATCCGTTTGTATTGCTGGACGAATTTTTTGTGGATGCGGGCACAGGGTTCCCCGATCACCCTCACAGGGGTTTTGAAGCTCTGACCTATATGCTTGAGGGATCTTTTCGTCATAAAGATAACATGGGCAATGACACTGAAGTGGCAACCGGTGGGGTACAGAAATTCTCTGCAGGCAGGGGGCTTGTTCACTCTGAAATGCCGGGTGAAAAAGCTTCGGTCGCACATGGAATTCAGCTGTGGGTGAATCTTCCCCGAAGACTAAAAAACTCAGCCCCCTCATATATGCAGGTCCAATCAGAACGCCTGCAGGTAAGAGAAATTGACGGGGGATATGAAAGGGTTATTGCCGGAGACGGTTCTGAAGTTAGGTTTAATACTGAAATAAAATACTTTGATGTGAAATTGAAGGCCAGTTCAGAGTACAGGTCACCCTCTGTTTCTGCTCTCAATGGCATAATCTATGTCTATGAGGGAAGTGTAATGATTGGGAGCAGGGAATGTGTACGGGGTGAAGGCTTTCTGTTTGATCAGGTATCCCATGTAACACTGCGCTCTTTATCTGACACAAAATTTATTTTGGTGGCCGGGATGCCCCATGGGGAGCCGATCATACATAAAGGATCTTATGTGGATTAA
- a CDS encoding DNA mismatch repair protein MutL, which translates to METNNTKIKLLPTHVIEKIAAGEVVERPASVLKELIENSIDSGATRVDIVVDDAGFSQMKITDNGSGMSGNNLSRCLQRHATSKISSADDLFSIATMGFRGEALASIAAVSRLTIVSSDQTDGIGYTITSTGGEHGDVQPSQHLRGTTIIVRDLFFNVPARMKFMKSHRAEKLALVRMIEQMVIPFPGIHFSVTIDGKKTFELPVVQTPLDRIASVTGTEFARGLVECSGENDGASVCLYVSSPEHLQSRPRFQSLYVNLRRIDNDSVTYAIREAFSSYLGHGNKPSFFCFLDIDPQHIDVNVHPTKQQVKFENDRKVAGFVYRAAKKGIETSHVTSQDFTAPKDESEDYLGEDLKGEKTIKNSFSDSENPQKDQESDQSGGWESSQTIISFPSGEKMDEKQVESPKENSIQFRDEKEEMWNLIPCYQIHGVFILAQIKKGILLIDQHAAHERVLFEQALNDLQAGRSPSQQLLFPVLLEVSPTEKAVVESGMKYFEGFGFEMSDFGGNTVSVSAIPAFLKDGLIEETVRNMIRYLLDGKNPESFDQPARRFAAAFACGAAIKAGQKLSQEEMNALLNSLFSTENPYTCPHGRPTLVRISLEELTRRFLR; encoded by the coding sequence ATGGAAACAAATAATACAAAAATCAAACTCCTGCCGACTCATGTAATAGAAAAAATTGCAGCTGGAGAAGTTGTTGAGCGTCCGGCATCAGTTCTTAAGGAATTGATTGAGAACTCAATCGATTCAGGCGCCACGAGAGTAGATATAGTGGTGGATGATGCGGGGTTTTCTCAGATGAAAATCACCGATAACGGCTCTGGTATGTCTGGCAATAATCTTTCCCGCTGTCTTCAGCGTCACGCCACAAGCAAAATCAGCTCTGCTGATGATCTGTTTTCCATAGCTACAATGGGATTCAGGGGTGAAGCTTTGGCCAGCATCGCAGCCGTAAGCAGGTTAACTATAGTCAGCAGTGATCAGACCGATGGTATTGGGTACACCATTACAAGTACCGGTGGTGAACATGGGGACGTGCAGCCTTCTCAGCATCTCAGAGGGACTACAATAATTGTCAGAGATCTCTTTTTCAATGTTCCTGCCAGAATGAAATTTATGAAAAGCCACAGGGCAGAAAAACTTGCACTGGTTCGCATGATCGAGCAGATGGTGATCCCTTTTCCCGGCATTCATTTCAGTGTCACAATCGACGGAAAGAAAACCTTTGAACTTCCTGTGGTACAGACTCCTTTGGACAGAATTGCTTCCGTAACAGGGACAGAATTTGCCAGGGGTCTTGTGGAGTGCAGCGGCGAAAACGATGGAGCCTCGGTTTGCCTTTATGTATCAAGCCCGGAGCATCTTCAAAGCAGACCTCGATTTCAGTCTCTGTATGTAAATCTGAGAAGAATAGATAACGATTCTGTTACCTATGCCATAAGGGAGGCGTTTTCAAGTTATCTGGGGCATGGAAATAAACCTTCATTTTTCTGTTTTCTGGATATTGATCCCCAGCATATCGATGTCAATGTTCACCCAACAAAACAGCAGGTTAAATTCGAAAATGACAGAAAAGTTGCAGGGTTTGTGTATAGAGCGGCAAAAAAGGGGATTGAAACCAGTCATGTAACATCTCAGGATTTCACAGCTCCGAAAGATGAGAGTGAGGATTATTTGGGGGAAGATTTAAAAGGTGAAAAAACGATAAAGAACTCTTTTTCAGATTCAGAAAATCCGCAAAAAGACCAGGAATCAGATCAGAGCGGGGGCTGGGAATCTTCTCAGACGATTATTTCTTTCCCTTCCGGGGAGAAAATGGATGAAAAACAAGTTGAATCTCCGAAAGAAAACAGTATACAATTTAGAGACGAGAAAGAGGAGATGTGGAATCTGATACCTTGTTATCAGATTCATGGGGTTTTTATTCTTGCACAGATTAAAAAAGGGATACTGCTTATCGATCAACATGCCGCACATGAAAGGGTCCTTTTTGAACAGGCTCTCAATGATCTTCAGGCTGGGCGTTCACCTTCACAGCAGTTGTTGTTTCCGGTTTTGCTTGAAGTATCACCAACAGAGAAGGCTGTGGTAGAGTCTGGAATGAAGTACTTTGAAGGTTTTGGCTTTGAAATGTCTGATTTTGGTGGTAACACTGTTTCAGTTTCAGCTATACCTGCTTTTCTTAAAGACGGTCTGATCGAGGAGACGGTCAGGAACATGATCCGGTATCTTCTTGATGGTAAAAATCCTGAATCTTTTGATCAGCCTGCAAGGAGGTTCGCTGCAGCATTTGCGTGTGGGGCGGCTATAAAAGCCGGGCAGAAGCTAAGTCAGGAAGAGATGAATGCGCTGCTCAACAGCCTGTTCTCCACCGAAAACCCTTATACATGTCCTCACGGCAGACCTACTCTGGTAAGAATCTCTTTAGAGGAACTTACCAGAAGATTTTTAAGGTAA
- a CDS encoding tRNA-t(6)A37 methylthiotransferase: MTALTKTKTVALCTIGCRTNQEEMGTLKQNLLSAGYLVTDKPDIADVIIVNTCSVTALTESKTEKMIGSYSRDFPRAALLVTGCLAQQKKSDLTKFPGVKWVVGNREKGKIIQIIQQYEEGVFCPEISDGDVLESKDNRLHSVDPKKTRYSIKIQEGCSFQCAYCIVPSLRGPSRATGMTELLDSFKQAIDIGYKEIVLTGTHIGQYRDPSSGADLLSLIEEILKTSGNFRVRLSSIDPRDLTNELIEMIAGEEKICDHLHLSIQSFSPRVLERMNRPWREVESIVHKLTDLRKRNPLVGLGGDFIVGHPGETEEDFLYSLNIVEQLLFSYGHVFRYSRRPGTSADTFSDQLPETVKTHRSTTLREVLDSTRKKFLSTLQGQSFNIITESEMPVKGITSNYIKVRVPGVTAVRNTWLNVKVLESVHNDYCIAEPISRGEL, translated from the coding sequence ATGACAGCTTTGACCAAAACTAAAACTGTCGCTCTCTGTACCATTGGCTGCAGAACAAATCAGGAAGAGATGGGCACACTGAAGCAGAACTTGCTCTCTGCCGGATACCTGGTAACCGATAAGCCTGATATTGCAGATGTTATAATCGTTAATACCTGTTCTGTTACAGCACTTACAGAGTCAAAGACAGAGAAAATGATAGGATCATATTCCCGGGATTTCCCCCGGGCGGCATTACTTGTAACCGGCTGCCTTGCTCAGCAAAAAAAGAGTGATCTAACCAAATTTCCCGGTGTGAAGTGGGTGGTTGGCAACAGGGAAAAAGGTAAAATTATCCAGATCATCCAACAGTATGAAGAAGGGGTTTTCTGTCCGGAAATTTCTGATGGTGATGTTTTGGAAAGCAAAGATAACAGGCTGCACAGCGTTGACCCCAAGAAAACACGTTATTCCATAAAAATTCAGGAAGGGTGTTCTTTTCAGTGTGCCTATTGTATAGTCCCAAGTCTTCGGGGGCCTTCCAGGGCAACGGGTATGACAGAGCTCCTTGATTCTTTTAAGCAAGCTATAGATATAGGATATAAGGAGATCGTTCTCACAGGTACTCATATCGGACAGTACAGAGATCCATCATCAGGAGCGGACCTTTTATCCCTGATAGAAGAGATCTTAAAAACAAGTGGGAACTTCAGAGTCCGACTTAGCTCCATTGACCCAAGAGATCTTACAAATGAGCTAATTGAAATGATTGCCGGGGAGGAGAAGATATGCGATCATCTTCACCTGAGCATCCAGAGCTTTAGCCCGCGGGTGCTGGAAAGAATGAACCGTCCCTGGAGAGAGGTTGAGAGTATAGTCCATAAATTGACAGATCTTCGTAAGCGCAATCCGCTTGTGGGTCTGGGAGGGGATTTTATTGTAGGGCATCCCGGGGAAACAGAAGAAGATTTTCTTTACAGTCTTAATATAGTTGAGCAGCTTTTATTTTCCTATGGGCATGTTTTCAGATACTCCAGACGACCGGGAACAAGTGCAGACACATTCAGCGATCAGTTACCGGAAACGGTAAAAACTCACAGAAGTACCACGTTAAGAGAAGTACTTGACTCAACTAGGAAAAAATTCCTCTCGACATTACAGGGACAATCCTTTAATATTATTACAGAATCGGAAATGCCTGTTAAAGGTATCACTTCGAATTATATTAAGGTTAGAGTGCCCGGTGTTACAGCTGTCCGCAATACATGGCTGAATGTAAAGGTTTTAGAATCGGTTCATAATGATTACTGTATTGCCGAACCAATCTCCAGAGGTGAGCTATGA
- a CDS encoding metal dependent phosphohydrolase: MNKEHSAAVLKAKGRYQHVIDNIDQLPSLPAIVSRLLQVVNCPDTSAEDAAELIEKDPALTSRMLRLANSAFYGIPRSISSVSSAVVILGFNTIRSLVLSASVVKMFSGAKPFFDNDRFWKHSIVTAIASKTIIRHFMSVRMMDPESAFCSGILHDIGKLIFSFYVPEEYMEACEYACKHSVSLIDAENHILGINHAEIGKILADKWALPLDLSNCLVYHHSPEKSDIASDLVSTVHLGDIMAHKLGCDLWDGEIRVEESASSREILNISQTEYDKIMDKLQDSVEKSTEFLSIIK, translated from the coding sequence ATGAATAAGGAACACTCAGCTGCTGTGCTAAAGGCTAAAGGCCGTTATCAGCATGTGATTGACAATATCGACCAGTTGCCTTCACTGCCAGCAATTGTCTCAAGGTTGCTTCAGGTTGTAAACTGCCCGGACACATCGGCTGAAGATGCTGCAGAGTTAATTGAGAAAGATCCTGCGCTTACCAGCAGGATGTTGCGCCTGGCAAACAGTGCTTTCTATGGTATTCCAAGAAGTATATCTTCTGTTTCAAGTGCGGTGGTGATTCTTGGATTTAACACTATTCGCTCGCTTGTACTGAGTGCTTCAGTCGTAAAGATGTTTTCCGGCGCAAAACCTTTTTTTGACAATGATAGATTCTGGAAACATTCTATTGTGACCGCAATTGCATCCAAGACCATAATCAGACATTTCATGAGTGTGCGTATGATGGATCCTGAGAGCGCCTTTTGCTCCGGAATTCTTCACGACATCGGTAAACTGATTTTCAGCTTTTATGTGCCTGAGGAGTATATGGAGGCGTGCGAATATGCCTGCAAACATTCAGTTTCGCTGATTGATGCTGAAAACCACATCCTTGGTATCAATCATGCAGAAATCGGGAAAATACTGGCCGATAAGTGGGCTCTTCCCCTGGATTTGAGTAATTGCCTTGTGTATCACCATTCACCGGAAAAATCAGACATCGCAAGTGACTTGGTATCCACTGTTCATCTTGGAGATATTATGGCTCATAAGCTTGGCTGTGACTTATGGGATGGAGAGATTCGGGTAGAGGAGTCCGCCAGCAGTCGCGAAATACTGAATATCTCACAGACAGAATATGATAAAATAATGGACAAACTGCAGGACTCTGTCGAAAAGTCAACAGAGTTTCTGTCGATAATTAAATAA
- a CDS encoding metal dependent phosphohydrolase: MIGIEKISSLLSIYRMLYPSYQGIKLPFKLVRFWKHSLAVAMISESIAKCILRYEDIDVEAVYAAGLLHDIGKLHLSSYRPVSVSRSVNECTNTPYFATEDPDCTHSLAGGMFAELWRLPKEIVYAIEKHHSPDIAPFASLTSCVIHVADVSVHLLGYGIVEEEIPPRLDRDAFARLGIQPEAIRVITVTVLNKIREIESLVELNR, from the coding sequence TTGATCGGGATAGAGAAGATCAGTTCGCTTTTATCGATATACCGAATGTTGTACCCTTCTTATCAGGGGATAAAACTTCCGTTTAAACTGGTACGTTTCTGGAAACACTCACTTGCCGTGGCAATGATTTCCGAGTCAATTGCAAAATGTATTCTAAGGTATGAGGATATCGATGTGGAGGCTGTTTATGCAGCCGGTTTGCTGCACGACATTGGTAAACTACATCTCTCCTCTTACAGGCCGGTTTCGGTAAGCCGATCTGTTAATGAATGTACAAACACTCCTTATTTTGCAACTGAAGATCCGGATTGCACACATTCTCTGGCTGGGGGGATGTTTGCTGAGTTGTGGCGATTACCAAAAGAGATTGTGTATGCAATCGAAAAGCATCACTCTCCCGATATCGCTCCCTTTGCCTCTCTTACTTCTTGCGTGATTCATGTGGCTGATGTATCAGTTCATCTACTGGGTTATGGAATAGTGGAGGAAGAAATACCACCACGGCTCGACAGGGATGCATTTGCAAGGCTGGGGATCCAACCTGAAGCAATCCGGGTGATTACAGTCACGGTTCTAAACAAAATAAGGGAAATAGAATCTCTGGTTGAACTAAACAGGTAA
- a CDS encoding Signal recognition particle receptor FtsY: MDFFSKLKNGLSKTRNQIGSIISTGAIDESLYESLEEALIAADVGLDFSMETIDVLRERVKKNRVTEVQEVISLLKEILVSDLSFETLPDEFPPKPWIVLVVGVNGVGKTTTIGKMANELKESGKKVMLGAADTFRAGAIEQLKIWSERTGAGFVSQHEGADAASVAFDSIEAAKKRDVDVLMLDTAGRLHNKVNLMNELEKIVRVIKRSTPHAPNEVLLVVDATTGQNALKQAEVFNSIVGISGIVITKLDGTAKGGIALALTHKLKVPVKKVGVGEGIEDLQDFDPKAYVEAMIGDV, from the coding sequence ATGGATTTTTTTTCAAAACTGAAAAATGGGCTGAGCAAGACCCGCAATCAGATCGGTTCAATAATCAGTACCGGCGCCATTGATGAGAGTCTGTATGAGTCACTTGAGGAAGCGCTTATTGCAGCAGATGTGGGGTTGGACTTCTCTATGGAGACAATAGATGTGCTTAGGGAGAGGGTGAAAAAAAACAGGGTAACCGAGGTTCAGGAAGTTATCTCTCTTTTGAAGGAGATTTTGGTCTCTGATCTCAGTTTCGAAACCCTGCCCGATGAGTTTCCTCCTAAGCCCTGGATAGTTTTGGTTGTAGGGGTAAACGGGGTAGGCAAGACCACTACTATAGGTAAGATGGCCAATGAGTTGAAGGAGAGCGGAAAAAAAGTGATGCTCGGAGCCGCTGATACCTTTCGTGCCGGAGCAATTGAACAGCTTAAAATCTGGTCGGAGCGTACCGGGGCTGGTTTTGTGTCACAGCATGAGGGTGCGGATGCTGCATCGGTTGCTTTTGACTCCATTGAAGCCGCAAAAAAAAGAGATGTCGATGTGTTGATGCTTGATACAGCCGGGCGGCTGCACAACAAGGTTAATCTGATGAATGAGCTGGAGAAGATCGTACGTGTGATCAAAAGAAGCACCCCACATGCTCCAAATGAAGTATTGCTGGTGGTTGATGCCACTACTGGTCAAAATGCACTGAAGCAGGCGGAGGTTTTCAATTCAATAGTGGGGATAAGCGGGATTGTAATAACCAAGCTGGATGGAACCGCAAAGGGGGGAATTGCTCTGGCGCTGACCCATAAACTGAAAGTGCCTGTTAAGAAGGTGGGAGTAGGAGAGGGGATAGAGGACCTGCAGGATTTTGATCCAAAGGCTTACGTTGAAGCGATGATCGGGGATGTCTGA
- a CDS encoding TsaD/Kae1/Qri7 protein, required for threonylcarbamoyladenosine t(6)A37 formation in tRNA produces the protein MIVLGIETSCDETSAAILRDGKIISSALYSQVEHSLYGGVVPEIASRAHMEKIDTIVSNVIGESKLQLKDIDLLAVSDSPGLAGALLVGISYALGIHSAHNTPVTGVNHLEGHISALFLSNPQIPVPFLALVVSGGHTAIYLVENFGKYRCIGQTVDDAAGEAFDKAGKLLGFRYPAGRAIENEAAKASGADLVKFPVAKVSGTRPDFSFSGLKTALRYFINSKSEEYVQENKAALCKAFQKAIIDSLAKNIQTATEITGIHTIGVVGGVACNGRLREEFMEKFGEHTYFPPPNLCTDNGDMIAMAGYLRAKHNRCQFPRMNPSAAL, from the coding sequence ATGATAGTTTTAGGTATTGAAACATCTTGCGATGAGACGTCCGCAGCCATCCTCAGGGACGGCAAAATAATCTCCAGTGCGCTGTATTCACAGGTAGAACACTCCCTTTACGGGGGCGTGGTACCGGAGATTGCATCCCGTGCACATATGGAGAAAATTGATACTATTGTATCAAATGTTATTGGGGAATCGAAACTTCAGCTCAAGGATATAGATTTACTTGCAGTGAGTGACAGTCCAGGTCTTGCAGGAGCACTCCTTGTGGGAATAAGCTATGCACTGGGCATCCACTCCGCTCACAACACCCCTGTTACCGGTGTAAATCATCTGGAGGGCCACATAAGCGCACTCTTCCTCAGCAACCCCCAAATACCTGTCCCTTTTTTGGCACTGGTGGTTTCAGGGGGACATACAGCGATTTACCTTGTAGAGAATTTTGGCAAATACAGATGTATCGGACAAACCGTGGATGATGCGGCGGGTGAGGCGTTTGACAAAGCAGGGAAACTGCTTGGGTTTCGGTATCCTGCTGGCAGGGCCATAGAGAATGAGGCGGCAAAGGCAAGCGGAGCTGATCTGGTTAAATTCCCGGTTGCAAAAGTATCCGGAACACGGCCTGATTTCAGTTTTTCAGGTTTGAAAACTGCGTTGAGATATTTCATAAACAGCAAGAGCGAAGAATACGTTCAGGAAAACAAAGCGGCCCTCTGTAAAGCGTTCCAGAAAGCGATCATAGATTCCCTGGCAAAAAACATTCAGACTGCCACTGAAATCACCGGTATTCATACAATCGGAGTTGTTGGCGGTGTAGCCTGTAACGGCAGATTACGTGAGGAGTTCATGGAGAAATTCGGGGAACACACCTACTTTCCACCACCGAACTTATGTACCGACAATGGTGATATGATCGCTATGGCCGGATACCTGAGAGCAAAGCATAACAGATGTCAATTCCCCAGGATGAACCCATCCGCAGCACTATAA
- a CDS encoding response regulator — MESSILVVDTHKDIFDLVSEIFSAEGVEVRYARSADEALRAAEQNVPQVIMSGVDLPQNDGFELLRSVKEKHPRIKRVLMSSYDVDSYVTQIRKHNIGNILVKGSGFCSKEIRTYLRSLLKGDIFGLNRYFPGRRVHGEKITSYSRAREICSEIASLYPGGASVYLDIAADELISNAVFHGVLQLTGTDRGEWSGDQPLSESDAISVTWACDDEKVGVSVVDTRGNLKKMDVLHWLYNSAEVECAFGEQEHGRGLLLIRRIIDRFIINIDPGHRTECVILQYFDKEHVARQKPLLIHELA; from the coding sequence ATGGAGAGCTCAATCCTTGTAGTTGATACGCATAAGGATATTTTCGATCTTGTATCTGAAATATTCAGTGCCGAGGGTGTGGAGGTCAGGTATGCCAGAAGCGCAGATGAGGCTCTCAGAGCCGCTGAGCAGAATGTACCCCAGGTGATAATGTCAGGGGTTGATTTGCCGCAGAACGATGGTTTTGAGCTGCTAAGAAGTGTTAAGGAAAAACACCCCAGGATAAAACGGGTGTTGATGAGCAGCTATGATGTAGACAGTTACGTTACACAGATCAGGAAACACAATATCGGAAATATTCTTGTGAAGGGTTCAGGTTTCTGTTCCAAAGAGATAAGGACTTATTTGAGGTCGCTTCTTAAGGGGGATATTTTCGGTTTAAACCGTTATTTTCCCGGGCGGAGAGTTCATGGGGAGAAGATCACCAGCTACTCCAGAGCCAGAGAAATCTGTTCAGAAATCGCAAGTTTATATCCCGGAGGTGCTTCTGTTTACCTTGACATTGCGGCCGATGAGCTAATTTCAAACGCGGTTTTCCATGGGGTTTTGCAGCTGACCGGCACGGATAGGGGAGAGTGGAGTGGGGACCAGCCCTTAAGTGAGAGCGATGCCATATCTGTAACCTGGGCCTGCGATGATGAGAAGGTTGGGGTTTCAGTTGTGGATACCAGGGGTAATTTGAAGAAGATGGATGTACTTCACTGGTTATATAACAGTGCAGAGGTTGAATGTGCATTTGGGGAGCAGGAGCATGGACGTGGATTGCTTCTTATCCGCAGGATTATCGACAGGTTTATCATAAATATCGATCCTGGGCACAGGACCGAATGTGTGATACTTCAATATTTCGACAAAGAGCATGTTGCCCGCCAGAAGCCTCTTTTGATCCACGAGCTTGCCTGA
- a CDS encoding sensory box histidine kinase/response regulator, with translation MSSCFHVLIIDDDTVSTEVLSSSLSRLGCKTTVRETAEEGVECLKENSFDAVFAALCVRKMGGRAVAREVKKESESTKFFLITGWKGELEASLLNYDGIHDIIRKPFNFGDIRDKVLEHLG, from the coding sequence ATGTCATCCTGCTTCCATGTTTTGATTATCGACGATGATACGGTCTCAACAGAGGTTTTGTCCAGCTCGCTTTCGAGGCTAGGGTGTAAAACGACTGTAAGGGAGACCGCAGAAGAGGGAGTCGAGTGTTTAAAAGAGAACTCTTTCGATGCTGTGTTTGCCGCCTTGTGTGTAAGGAAAATGGGTGGAAGAGCAGTTGCAAGGGAAGTCAAAAAGGAATCAGAGAGCACAAAGTTCTTTCTCATAACCGGGTGGAAAGGTGAACTTGAAGCAAGTCTGCTTAACTACGACGGGATTCACGATATCATAAGAAAACCTTTCAATTTCGGTGATATCAGAGATAAAGTGCTGGAACATTTAGGATAA